In one Tripterygium wilfordii isolate XIE 37 chromosome 22, ASM1340144v1, whole genome shotgun sequence genomic region, the following are encoded:
- the LOC119990749 gene encoding mediator of RNA polymerase II transcription subunit 15a-like isoform X2: MDTNNWRPNPPGGEPAVDTGDWRAQLPHESRQRIVNKIMETLKRHLPFSGQEGLQELKKIAIRFEEKIYSAAVSQQDYLRKISLKMLTMENKSQNPLQSNSPSNSNKPPDPGSHNMQSQLHNQGQSLPTQLPSSQQVRQQLLSQNIQNNIASAGVQGSAGLALPSVPSLSQAPIPNIVSQNANMQNISNVSQNSMGNSMGQGMPSNMFVNSQRPMAGRQQVVGQQQQQPPQQQSQNSQQYLYQQPLLMKQKFQQGNLPHPLMQPHIQQQQNILQPTQLQSSQQSGMQTSSMMQPSLMQSAPLSSLQQNQQSSVQQPTQSMLQQHQQPVFRPHQQPQQVHQQQAPMSQQALLQSQQQQQIGQQSNASNMQQNQLIGSQNNAGDLQQQQQQQQQQQQQQQLLGTHSGNPSMQTNQHSVHMLQPSKGPMQQQQQNSSNLLPTQGQQSQSQPSHQQLMSQMQPQPVQLQQQPNLLPRDMPQRLQASGSLLQAQNVIDQQKQFYQSQRPLPETSSTSLDSTAETGHANGADWQEEVYQKIKSMKETYFPELNEMHQKIAAKFRQNESLPQPPKPEQLEKLKVFKDMLSRIITFLLVPKHDIQPNFKEKLGSYEKQIRNFINSNRPRKPDPSQQLGGPAQLLPTQMHSMQQSQTQIQSHENPINPQAQSMNLQGSAATMHQNSTANLQHSTLSQQNMMNSLQPGSNLDSGQGNALNSTQQVPVGSLQQNPISAPQQANMNALSTQSGVTMLQQNINPLQSNSNILQHQHLKQQQEQKILQTQQLKQQYQQRQMQQQFLQQQQLHQQARQQMPAHQMTQLHQMNDVGEMKTRQGIGAKPGMFQQHLSASQRPSYPHQQLKPGASFPISSPQLLQAASPQMPQHSSPQVDQQNLLSSLTKSGTPLQSANSPFVVPSPSTPLARSPMPGDEKPISGISSNAGNMGPQQMTGAQAPAQSLAIGTPGISASPLLAEFTSPDGAHGNALINVPGKSSATEQPIERLMKAVKSMSPPALSASVSEIGSVVSMIDRIAGSAPGNGSRAAVGEDLVAMTKCRLQARNFITQDGISGTRKMRRYTSAMPLNVVSSAGSDSFKQLAVLETSDLESTASSGVKRPRIEANRSLLEEIREINQRLIDTVVDISDEDVDPTAVAAASEGGEGTIVKCSFSAVALSPNLKLQYASAQMSPIQPLRLLVPTNYPNCSPILLDKFPVEISKEYEDLSMKTKSKFSIFLRSLSQPMSLGDIARTWDVCARAVISEHAQQSGGGSFSSTHGTWENCLSAA, from the exons ATGGATACCAACAATTGGAGGCCTAATCCTCCTGGAGGGGAACCTGCGGTGGACACGGGTGATTGGAGAGCTCAGCTGCCGCATGAATCTAGACAAAGGATTGTCAACAAAAT AATGGAAACATTAAAGAGGCATCTTCCTTTTTCTGGCCAAGAAGGATTACAAGAACTGAAGAAAATAGCCATAAGGTTTGAGGAGAAGATATATTCTGCTGCCGTAAGCCAG CAAGATTACCTTCGAAAAATATCTTTGAAGATGCTTACAATGGAGAACAAGTCCCAGAATCCTTTGCAGTCCAACTCTCCGAGCAACAGCAACAAGCCCCCTGATCCAG GGTCTCATAATATGCAATCCCAACTTCACAATCAAGGGCAATCACTTCCTACGCAACTGCCATCAAGTCAGCAAGTACGCCAACAGTTATTATCCCAGAACATCCAGAATAACATTGCATCTGCTGGAGTTCAAGGTTCTGCCGGTTTGGCACTGCCCTCTGTGCCCAGTCTAAGCCAGGCTCCTATTCCCAACATTGTTAGCCAGAATGCTAACATGCAGAACATATCGAATGTTTCACAGAATTCAATGGGTAATTCAATGGGACAGGGGATGCCCTCCAATATGTTCGTTAATTCTCAAAGGCCAATGGCTGGAAGGCAACAGGTGGTTGggcaacagcaacagcaaccACCTCAACAGCAGTCCCAGAACTCACAGCAGTATCTTTATCAGCAGCCGTTGCTTATGAAGCAGAAATTCCAGCAGGGAAATCTTCCACATCCACTCATGCAACCACATATCCAGCAACAGCAGAACATATTACAACCAACACAGTTGCAATCTTCTCAGCAATCTGGTATGCAAACATCATCCATGATGcagccttccttgatgcaatcGGCTCCTCTCTCTAGTCTTCAACAGAATCAGCAGTCTTCTGTCCAACAACCAACTCAGTCTATGCTTCAGCAACATCAACAACCAGTCTTCAGGCCGCATCAACAGCCACAGCAGGTTCATCAACAGCAAGCACCGATGTCACAGCAGGCATTGTTGCAgtcacagcagcagcagcaaattGGGCAACAATCAAATGCCTCAAACATGCAGCAGAATCAGTTAATTGGGTCACAAAACAATGCTGGGGActtgcagcagcagcaacaacaacagcagcag caacagcagcagcagcaattgCTTGGAACTCATTCTGGTAACCCAAGCATGCAAACTAACCAGCACTCCGTCCACATGCTGCAGCCTTCGAAGGGACCtatgcaacaacaacaacaaaactcATCCAATTTGTTACCAACCCAAGGGCAGCAGTCACAAAGCCAGCCATCTCACCAGCAATTGATGTCACAGATGCAACCACAACCTGTACAATTGCAACAACAGCCTAATCTGTTACCACGAGATATGCCGCAAAGGCTTCAAGCATCGGGCTCGTTGCTTCAAGCACAAAATGTAATTGATCAGCAAAAGCAATTTTATCAATCACAAAGGCCTCTTCCAGAGACGTCATCAA CATCTCTAGATTCCACAGCCGAGACAGGACATGCTAATGGGGCTGATTGGCAAGAGGAAGTCTATCAAAAG ATCAAATCCATGAAGGAGACCTACTTTCCTGAATTGAACGAAATGCACCAAAAAATTGCTGCTAAATTTCGGCAG AATGAATCTCTTCCACAACCACCAAAGCCAGAACAGCTTGAGAAGTTGAAAGTCTTCAAGGATATGTTATCGCGCATTATAACTTTCTTACTGGTTCCCAAACATGATATTCAACCCAATTTCAAGGAGAAGTTGGGTTCCTATGAGAAGCAGATTAGAAACTTTATAAACTCAAACAGGCCGAGGAAGCCTGATCCCTCCCAGCAGCTAGGAGGCCCAGCACAGCTTCTGCCAACTCAAATGCACTCCATGCAGCAGTCACAAACTCAAATTCAGTCTCATGAAAATCCAATAAACCCTCAGGCCCAGTCAATGAACTTACAGGGTTCTGCAGCCACAATGCATCAGAATAGTACGGCAAATTTGCAGCATAGTACTTTGTCTCAGCAAAACATGATGAATTCACTCCAGCCAGGCTCCAATTTGGACTCTGGACAAGGAAATGCATTGAACTCAACGCAGCAGGTTCCTGTGGGATCTCTGCAACAAAATCCTATCAGCGCTCCCCAACAGGCCAATATGAATGCCCTGTCAACTCAAAGTGGGGTGACCATGCTTCAGCAAAACATTAATCCCCTTCAGTCAAATTCTAATATACTACAACATCAGCATCTGAAACAACAGCAGGAGCAGAAAATTTTACAGACACAGCAGTTGAAACAACAATATCAACAGCGTCAGATGCAGCAGCAATTTTTGCAGCAACAGCAGTTGCATCAGCAAGCAAGGCAGCAGATGCCTGCACACCAGATGACCCAGCTTCATCAGATGAATGATGTTGGTGAGATGAAGACGAGACAGGGAATAGGCGCTAAGCCAGGGATGTTCCAGCAACATCTTTCTGCAAGCCAGCGCCCATCTTATCCTCATCAACAACTGAAACCAGGAGCTTCATTTCCTATATCTTCACCCCAACTGCTTCAGGCTGCATCTCCTCAAATGCCTCAACATTCTTCTCCACAGGTTGACCAGCAAAACCTGTTATCATCTCTCACCAAATCTGGAACTCCTTTGCAATCTGCAAACTCTCCTTTTGTTGTCCCATCTCCTTCAACTCCCCTAGCACGGTCTCCTATGCCAGGGGATGAGAAACCTATATCTGGTATTTCCTCAAATGCTGGGAATATGGGTCCCCAACAAATGACTGGTGCACAAGCTCCAGCCCAATCTCTGGCCATTGGGACCCCTGGGATATCAGCCTCACCATTGCTTGCAGAATTTACCAGTCCAGATGGGGCTCATGGTAATGCTTTGATTAATGTTCCTGGGAAATCAAGCGCCACAGAACAGCCCATTGAGCGTCTGATGAAAGCA gtGAAGTCTATGTCACCTCCAGCATTGAGTGCATCTGTGAGTGAGATTGGTTCTGTTGTCAGTATGATTGATAGGATTGCAGGATCAGCACCAGGTAATGGATCTAGAGCTGCAGTTGGTGAGGATTTGGTTGCCATGACAAAGTGTCGTCTGCAGGCAAGAAATTTCATCACACAAGATGGAATAAGTGGAACAAGGAAGATGCGGCGCTACACAAGTGCCATGCCATTAAATGTTGTATCATCAGCTGGATCTGACAGCTTTAAGCAATTAGCTGTTCTAGAGACATCTGACCTGGAGTCCACTGCATCATCAGGTGTCAAGAGGCCTAGAATAGAG GCTAATCGTTCCCTTCTGGAGGAGATAAGGGAAATAAATCAGCGACTTATAGACACAGTGGTTGATATTAGTGACGAAGATGTTGATCCAACTGCGGTTGCTGCTGCTTCTGAAGGAGGTGAAGGAACCATTGTTAAGTGCTCTTTCAGTGCCGTGGCTCTGAGTCCAAACTTGAAATTACAATATGCTTCTGCACAAATG TCACCAATTCAGCCCTTACGGTTACTGGTTCCCACGAATTATCCGAACTGCTCTCCAATACTCTTAGACAAGTTTCCAGTTGAAATCAG TAAGGAGTATGAAGATCTCTCAATGAAGACGAAGTCCAAGTTTAGCATTTTTCTCAGAAGCCTTTCACAACCTATGTCACTTGGGGATATAGCAAGGACCTGGGATGTCTGTGCCCGGGCAGTTATATCCGAGCATGCCCAGCAAAGCGGTGGTGGCAGCTTCAGCTCAACACATGGGACTTGGGAAAACTGCTTGAGCGCTGCATGA
- the LOC119990749 gene encoding mediator of RNA polymerase II transcription subunit 15a-like isoform X1, protein MDTNNWRPNPPGGEPAVDTGDWRAQLPHESRQRIVNKIMETLKRHLPFSGQEGLQELKKIAIRFEEKIYSAAVSQQDYLRKISLKMLTMENKSQNPLQSNSPSNSNKPPDPGSHNMQSQLHNQGQSLPTQLPSSQQVRQQLLSQNIQNNIASAGVQGSAGLALPSVPSLSQAPIPNIVSQNANMQNISNVSQNSMGNSMGQGMPSNMFVNSQRPMAGRQQVVGQQQQQPPQQQSQNSQQYLYQQPLLMKQKFQQGNLPHPLMQPHIQQQQNILQPTQLQSSQQSGMQTSSMMQPSLMQSAPLSSLQQNQQSSVQQPTQSMLQQHQQPVFRPHQQPQQVHQQQAPMSQQALLQSQQQQQIGQQSNASNMQQNQLIGSQNNAGDLQQQQQQQQQRLLGQQNNLQNLQQQQQQQQQQQQQLMAQQNNLLGMHQQQLGSQSNISGLSQQQQQQQQLLGTHSGNPSMQTNQHSVHMLQPSKGPMQQQQQNSSNLLPTQGQQSQSQPSHQQLMSQMQPQPVQLQQQPNLLPRDMPQRLQASGSLLQAQNVIDQQKQFYQSQRPLPETSSTSLDSTAETGHANGADWQEEVYQKIKSMKETYFPELNEMHQKIAAKFRQNESLPQPPKPEQLEKLKVFKDMLSRIITFLLVPKHDIQPNFKEKLGSYEKQIRNFINSNRPRKPDPSQQLGGPAQLLPTQMHSMQQSQTQIQSHENPINPQAQSMNLQGSAATMHQNSTANLQHSTLSQQNMMNSLQPGSNLDSGQGNALNSTQQVPVGSLQQNPISAPQQANMNALSTQSGVTMLQQNINPLQSNSNILQHQHLKQQQEQKILQTQQLKQQYQQRQMQQQFLQQQQLHQQARQQMPAHQMTQLHQMNDVGEMKTRQGIGAKPGMFQQHLSASQRPSYPHQQLKPGASFPISSPQLLQAASPQMPQHSSPQVDQQNLLSSLTKSGTPLQSANSPFVVPSPSTPLARSPMPGDEKPISGISSNAGNMGPQQMTGAQAPAQSLAIGTPGISASPLLAEFTSPDGAHGNALINVPGKSSATEQPIERLMKAVKSMSPPALSASVSEIGSVVSMIDRIAGSAPGNGSRAAVGEDLVAMTKCRLQARNFITQDGISGTRKMRRYTSAMPLNVVSSAGSDSFKQLAVLETSDLESTASSGVKRPRIEANRSLLEEIREINQRLIDTVVDISDEDVDPTAVAAASEGGEGTIVKCSFSAVALSPNLKLQYASAQMSPIQPLRLLVPTNYPNCSPILLDKFPVEISKEYEDLSMKTKSKFSIFLRSLSQPMSLGDIARTWDVCARAVISEHAQQSGGGSFSSTHGTWENCLSAA, encoded by the exons ATGGATACCAACAATTGGAGGCCTAATCCTCCTGGAGGGGAACCTGCGGTGGACACGGGTGATTGGAGAGCTCAGCTGCCGCATGAATCTAGACAAAGGATTGTCAACAAAAT AATGGAAACATTAAAGAGGCATCTTCCTTTTTCTGGCCAAGAAGGATTACAAGAACTGAAGAAAATAGCCATAAGGTTTGAGGAGAAGATATATTCTGCTGCCGTAAGCCAG CAAGATTACCTTCGAAAAATATCTTTGAAGATGCTTACAATGGAGAACAAGTCCCAGAATCCTTTGCAGTCCAACTCTCCGAGCAACAGCAACAAGCCCCCTGATCCAG GGTCTCATAATATGCAATCCCAACTTCACAATCAAGGGCAATCACTTCCTACGCAACTGCCATCAAGTCAGCAAGTACGCCAACAGTTATTATCCCAGAACATCCAGAATAACATTGCATCTGCTGGAGTTCAAGGTTCTGCCGGTTTGGCACTGCCCTCTGTGCCCAGTCTAAGCCAGGCTCCTATTCCCAACATTGTTAGCCAGAATGCTAACATGCAGAACATATCGAATGTTTCACAGAATTCAATGGGTAATTCAATGGGACAGGGGATGCCCTCCAATATGTTCGTTAATTCTCAAAGGCCAATGGCTGGAAGGCAACAGGTGGTTGggcaacagcaacagcaaccACCTCAACAGCAGTCCCAGAACTCACAGCAGTATCTTTATCAGCAGCCGTTGCTTATGAAGCAGAAATTCCAGCAGGGAAATCTTCCACATCCACTCATGCAACCACATATCCAGCAACAGCAGAACATATTACAACCAACACAGTTGCAATCTTCTCAGCAATCTGGTATGCAAACATCATCCATGATGcagccttccttgatgcaatcGGCTCCTCTCTCTAGTCTTCAACAGAATCAGCAGTCTTCTGTCCAACAACCAACTCAGTCTATGCTTCAGCAACATCAACAACCAGTCTTCAGGCCGCATCAACAGCCACAGCAGGTTCATCAACAGCAAGCACCGATGTCACAGCAGGCATTGTTGCAgtcacagcagcagcagcaaattGGGCAACAATCAAATGCCTCAAACATGCAGCAGAATCAGTTAATTGGGTCACAAAACAATGCTGGGGActtgcagcagcagcaacaacaacagcagcagagGTTGCTGGGCCAGCAGAACAATCTTCAAAACCtgcagcagcaacagcagcagcagcagcagcagcagcagcagttgaTGGCTCAGCAGAACAACCTCTTAGGTATGCATCAGCAACAGCTGGGCTCACAAAGTAACATTTCTGGTCTAtcacaacaacaacagcagcagcagcaattgCTTGGAACTCATTCTGGTAACCCAAGCATGCAAACTAACCAGCACTCCGTCCACATGCTGCAGCCTTCGAAGGGACCtatgcaacaacaacaacaaaactcATCCAATTTGTTACCAACCCAAGGGCAGCAGTCACAAAGCCAGCCATCTCACCAGCAATTGATGTCACAGATGCAACCACAACCTGTACAATTGCAACAACAGCCTAATCTGTTACCACGAGATATGCCGCAAAGGCTTCAAGCATCGGGCTCGTTGCTTCAAGCACAAAATGTAATTGATCAGCAAAAGCAATTTTATCAATCACAAAGGCCTCTTCCAGAGACGTCATCAA CATCTCTAGATTCCACAGCCGAGACAGGACATGCTAATGGGGCTGATTGGCAAGAGGAAGTCTATCAAAAG ATCAAATCCATGAAGGAGACCTACTTTCCTGAATTGAACGAAATGCACCAAAAAATTGCTGCTAAATTTCGGCAG AATGAATCTCTTCCACAACCACCAAAGCCAGAACAGCTTGAGAAGTTGAAAGTCTTCAAGGATATGTTATCGCGCATTATAACTTTCTTACTGGTTCCCAAACATGATATTCAACCCAATTTCAAGGAGAAGTTGGGTTCCTATGAGAAGCAGATTAGAAACTTTATAAACTCAAACAGGCCGAGGAAGCCTGATCCCTCCCAGCAGCTAGGAGGCCCAGCACAGCTTCTGCCAACTCAAATGCACTCCATGCAGCAGTCACAAACTCAAATTCAGTCTCATGAAAATCCAATAAACCCTCAGGCCCAGTCAATGAACTTACAGGGTTCTGCAGCCACAATGCATCAGAATAGTACGGCAAATTTGCAGCATAGTACTTTGTCTCAGCAAAACATGATGAATTCACTCCAGCCAGGCTCCAATTTGGACTCTGGACAAGGAAATGCATTGAACTCAACGCAGCAGGTTCCTGTGGGATCTCTGCAACAAAATCCTATCAGCGCTCCCCAACAGGCCAATATGAATGCCCTGTCAACTCAAAGTGGGGTGACCATGCTTCAGCAAAACATTAATCCCCTTCAGTCAAATTCTAATATACTACAACATCAGCATCTGAAACAACAGCAGGAGCAGAAAATTTTACAGACACAGCAGTTGAAACAACAATATCAACAGCGTCAGATGCAGCAGCAATTTTTGCAGCAACAGCAGTTGCATCAGCAAGCAAGGCAGCAGATGCCTGCACACCAGATGACCCAGCTTCATCAGATGAATGATGTTGGTGAGATGAAGACGAGACAGGGAATAGGCGCTAAGCCAGGGATGTTCCAGCAACATCTTTCTGCAAGCCAGCGCCCATCTTATCCTCATCAACAACTGAAACCAGGAGCTTCATTTCCTATATCTTCACCCCAACTGCTTCAGGCTGCATCTCCTCAAATGCCTCAACATTCTTCTCCACAGGTTGACCAGCAAAACCTGTTATCATCTCTCACCAAATCTGGAACTCCTTTGCAATCTGCAAACTCTCCTTTTGTTGTCCCATCTCCTTCAACTCCCCTAGCACGGTCTCCTATGCCAGGGGATGAGAAACCTATATCTGGTATTTCCTCAAATGCTGGGAATATGGGTCCCCAACAAATGACTGGTGCACAAGCTCCAGCCCAATCTCTGGCCATTGGGACCCCTGGGATATCAGCCTCACCATTGCTTGCAGAATTTACCAGTCCAGATGGGGCTCATGGTAATGCTTTGATTAATGTTCCTGGGAAATCAAGCGCCACAGAACAGCCCATTGAGCGTCTGATGAAAGCA gtGAAGTCTATGTCACCTCCAGCATTGAGTGCATCTGTGAGTGAGATTGGTTCTGTTGTCAGTATGATTGATAGGATTGCAGGATCAGCACCAGGTAATGGATCTAGAGCTGCAGTTGGTGAGGATTTGGTTGCCATGACAAAGTGTCGTCTGCAGGCAAGAAATTTCATCACACAAGATGGAATAAGTGGAACAAGGAAGATGCGGCGCTACACAAGTGCCATGCCATTAAATGTTGTATCATCAGCTGGATCTGACAGCTTTAAGCAATTAGCTGTTCTAGAGACATCTGACCTGGAGTCCACTGCATCATCAGGTGTCAAGAGGCCTAGAATAGAG GCTAATCGTTCCCTTCTGGAGGAGATAAGGGAAATAAATCAGCGACTTATAGACACAGTGGTTGATATTAGTGACGAAGATGTTGATCCAACTGCGGTTGCTGCTGCTTCTGAAGGAGGTGAAGGAACCATTGTTAAGTGCTCTTTCAGTGCCGTGGCTCTGAGTCCAAACTTGAAATTACAATATGCTTCTGCACAAATG TCACCAATTCAGCCCTTACGGTTACTGGTTCCCACGAATTATCCGAACTGCTCTCCAATACTCTTAGACAAGTTTCCAGTTGAAATCAG TAAGGAGTATGAAGATCTCTCAATGAAGACGAAGTCCAAGTTTAGCATTTTTCTCAGAAGCCTTTCACAACCTATGTCACTTGGGGATATAGCAAGGACCTGGGATGTCTGTGCCCGGGCAGTTATATCCGAGCATGCCCAGCAAAGCGGTGGTGGCAGCTTCAGCTCAACACATGGGACTTGGGAAAACTGCTTGAGCGCTGCATGA
- the LOC119990751 gene encoding pentatricopeptide repeat-containing protein At1g80550, mitochondrial: MLSSICRRRFNPIPIRILFSFSFSTQSVGKPTSYFHQSSPKVQPISHNFDQNTICETLSCYGSDWKKALDFFNWVETDCNFAHTTDTYNRMIDILGKFFEFDLSWDLIRRMRENPFSVPNHATFRIMFKRYVSAQSVQEAIDTYDKLEEFNLKDYTSYCYLVDALCEYKHVIEAYEFCFGRNQYADFNGNATKIFNMILRGWFKIGWWGKCREFWEEMDKKGVVKDLHSYSIYMDIVCKGGKPWKAVKLYKELKSKGIKLDVVAYNTVIRAIGLSEGVDFSLRVYHEMKELGCEPNVVTCNIIIKLLCENGRMKEAYKMLYKMHKTGSEPDVITYHCFFRCLEDPKMILRLFDRMIENGVRPKMDTYVMLITKFGRWGFLRPVFIVWEKMKELGCSPDEFAYNAFIDVLIQKDMIGEARKYDEEMLAKGLSPKPRKELGTKLEL; the protein is encoded by the coding sequence ATGCTTTCTTCAATCTGCCGTAGACGCTTTAATCCAATCCCAATCCGAATCCTCTTCTCTTTCAGTTTCAGTACCCAATCTGTCGGTAAACCCACCTCATATTTTCATCAAAGCAGCCCGAAAGTCCAACCAATTTCACACAATTTCGACCAAAACACCATTTGCGAAACTCTTTCTTGCTATGGCAGCGACTGGAAAAAGGCACTGGATTTCTTCAATTGGGTAGAGACCGATTGCAATTTCGCTCACACCACCGATACCTACAATCGGATGATTGACATTTTGGGTAAGTTCTTTGAATTCGATCTTTCCTGGGACCTTATTAGGCGAATGCGGGAGAACCCTTTTTCGGTTCCCaatcatgccacgtttcgcattATGTTTAAGAGATATGTATCTGCACAGTCAGTTCAGGAAGCTATAGATACTTACGATAAATTAGAGGAGTTCAATTTGAAGGATTATACTTCGTATTGTTATCTAGTTGATGCACTCTGTGAGTACAAGCATGTGATTGAGGCatatgaattttgttttggtcGGAACCAGTATGCGGATTTTAATGGGAATGCTACTAAGATTTTTAATATGATTCTTCGCGGGTGGTTCAAGATTGGTTGGTGGGGCAAGTGTAGAGAGTTCTGGGAGGAAATGGATAAGAAAGGTGTTGTCAAGGATTTGCATTCGTATTCAATTTATATGGATATTGTATGCAAGGGTGGGAAGCCGTGGAAAGCGGTGAAGTTGTATAAGGAGTTGAAGAGTAAGGGAATAAAATTAGATGTGGTGGCATACAATACTGTCATTCGCGCAATTGGTCTTTCAGAAGGTGTTGATTTTTCGTTGCGTGTGTATCATGAGATGAAGGAGTTGGGTTGTGAGCCCAATGTTGTGACTTGCAATATAATTATCAAACTGTTGTGCGAAAATGGGAGGATGAAGGAAGCGTATAAAATGCTTTATAAAATGCACAAGACGGGTTCTGAGCCAGATGTGATTACATACCACTGCTTTTTTAGGTGCCTTGAGGATCCAAAAATGATTCTTAGGCTATTTGATAGGATGATTGAAAATGGGGTTCGCCCAAAAATGGACACCTATGTAATGCTTATTACAAAGTTTGGAAGATGGGGATTTCTTCGACCTGTCTTCATAGTTTgggaaaaaatgaaagaacttGGTTGTAGCCCAGATGAATTTGCATataatgcttttattgatgttTTAATTCAAAAGGATATGATCGGTGAGGCTAGGAAGTATGATGAAGAGATGTTAGCTAAAGGGCTTTCACCAAAGCCAAGGAAAGAGCTGGGGACGAAGCTGGAGCTATAA
- the LOC119990750 gene encoding mediator of RNA polymerase II transcription subunit 15a — MATNNWRPNPPGGEPARDTGDWRAQLPPDSGRRLIGKRKSLDSPAQTGHDNEADWQEEVYQKIKSLKETYLPELNEMHQKIAAKFQKNESLPQFPKPEQLEKLKVVKAMLERIINFLLVPKHGILPNFKEKLGSYEKQIINFIISNRPRKLAPCQQLGGPGQLLPTQMHSMQQSQSQLTLIQSHENPINPPTQSMNIQGPAATMHQNSMANLQQSFLSQQNMMNSLQPGSNLEVYQTDWQEEVYQKIKAMKETYLPELNEMHQKLAAKSQKNESLRQPLKPDHLEKMKVFMAVLERIITFLLVPKHGIQPNFEEKLGYYEKQIINFINSNRPRKPAPSEQLGGPGQLLPAQMHSMQHSQSQQTQIQSHENLINPQAQSMNLQGSAATMHQNSMQHSSLSQQDIMNSLQPGSNLDSGQGNALISTQQVPVGSRQQNPVSAPQQVNMNALSTQSEVPMLQQNINPL, encoded by the exons ATGGCTACCAACAATTGGAGGCCTAATCCTCCAGGTGGGGAACCTGCGAGGGACACGGGTGATTGGAGAGCTCAGCTGCCGCCTGACTCTGGAAGAAG GCTGATTGGCAAGAGGAAGTCTCTGGATTCCCCAGCCCAGACAGGACATGATAATGAGGCTGATTGGCAAGAGGAAGTCTATCAAAAG ATCAAATCCTTGAAGGAGACTTACTTGCCTGaattgaatgaaatgcaccaaaaAATTGCTGCTAAATTTCAGAAG AATGAGTCTCTTCCACAATTTCCAAAGCCAGAGCAGCTTGAGAAGCTGAAAGTCGTCAAGGCTATGTTGGAGCGCATTATAAATTTCTTACTGGTTCCCAAACATGGTATTCTACCCAATTTCAAAGAGAAGTTGGGTTCCTATGAGAAGCAGATTATAAACTTTATAATCTCAAACAGGCCAAGGAAGCTTGCTCCTTGCCAGCAGCTAGGAGGCCCAGGACAGCTTCTGCCAACTCAAATGCACTCCATGCAGCAGTCACAATCTCAACTTACTCTAATTCAGTCTCATGAAAATCCGATAAATCCACCAACCCAGTCAATGAATATACAGGGTCCTGCAGCCACAATGCATCAGAATAGTATGGCAAATTTGCAGCAGAGTTTTTTGTCTCAGCAAAACATGATGAATTCACTCCAACCAGGCTCCAATTTGGAAGTCTATCAAACTGATTGGCAAGAGGAAGTCTATCAAAAG ATCAAAGCCATGAAGGAGACTTACTTGCCTGAATTGAACGAAATGCACCAAAAACTTGCTGCTAAATCTCAAAAG AATGAATCTCTTCGACAACCCCTAAAGCCAGATCATCTTGAGAAGATGAAAGTCTTCATGGCTGTGTTGGAGCGCATTATAACTTTCTTACTGGTTCCCAAACATGGTATTCAACCCAATTTCGAGGAGAAGTTGGGTTACTACGAGAAGCAGATTATAAACTTCATAAACTCAAACAGGCCGAGGAAGCCTGCTCCTTCTGAGCAGCTAGGAGGCCCAGGACAGCTTCTGCCAGCTCAAATGCACTCCATGCAGCACTCACAATCTCAACAGACTCAAATTCAGTCTCATGAAAATCTGATAAACCCACAGGCCCAATCAATGAACTTACAGGGTTCTGCAGCCACAATGCATCAGAATAGTATGCAGCATAGTTCTCTGTCTCAGCAAGACATAATGAATTCACTCCAGCCAGGCTCTAATTTGGACTCTGGACAAGGAAATGCATTGATCTCAACGCAGCAGGTTCCTGTGGGATCTCGGCAACAAAATCCTGTCAGCGCTCCCCAACAAGTCAATATGAATGCCCTGTCAACTCAAAGTGAGGTGCCCATGCTTCAGCAAAACATTAATCCCCTTTAG